Proteins encoded in a region of the Flavobacteriaceae bacterium HL-DH10 genome:
- a CDS encoding Rrf2 family transcriptional regulator translates to MFSKACEYGIKAAIFIATKSYEGKRVSPKEISIEINSPQAFTAKILQALVRHNVVNSVKGAYGGFEIDKKDIKVIKLSQIVNAIDGDNIYNGCGLGLDICDEKHPCPVHDKFKIVRDELKHMLENTTLEELALNIKSGVSFLKV, encoded by the coding sequence ATGTTTTCCAAAGCTTGTGAGTATGGTATTAAAGCAGCAATTTTTATTGCAACAAAATCTTATGAGGGCAAACGAGTAAGTCCGAAAGAAATTTCCATTGAAATAAATTCTCCACAAGCTTTTACAGCAAAAATATTACAAGCTTTAGTAAGGCATAATGTTGTAAATTCGGTAAAGGGAGCATACGGTGGTTTTGAGATTGATAAAAAAGATATTAAAGTTATAAAGCTATCTCAAATTGTAAATGCTATAGATGGTGATAATATTTATAATGGTTGTGGCTTAGGGCTTGATATATGTGATGAAAAACACCCTTGTCCTGTTCATGATAAATTTAAAATTGTGAGAGACGAATTAAAACACATGTTAGAAAACACAACGTTGGAAGAATTGGCGCTTAATATAAAATCTGGCGTATCATTTTTAAAGGTCTAA
- a CDS encoding hemerythrin domain-containing protein, whose product MNQKPQRRHIALQPLSRDHHHGLLLSWKIRTGFSKNIEPKRIKAYADWFFETHLIPHFEMEEAHVFTILNEKDELIKRALADHRRLKRLFTKEINDDAKTLSIIEEELDKHIRFEERVLFPEIQKVATEDQLAIIEKIHQHDDFIDKLDDEFWL is encoded by the coding sequence ATGAATCAGAAACCACAAAGAAGACATATAGCACTTCAGCCTTTAAGTAGAGATCATCATCATGGTTTGTTATTATCTTGGAAAATAAGAACGGGGTTTAGTAAAAATATAGAACCAAAACGAATAAAAGCCTATGCCGATTGGTTTTTTGAAACACATTTAATACCTCATTTTGAAATGGAAGAAGCTCATGTTTTTACCATTTTAAATGAAAAAGATGAACTAATTAAGCGTGCATTGGCAGATCACAGACGATTAAAACGGTTGTTTACCAAAGAAATTAATGATGACGCTAAAACGTTAAGTATAATTGAAGAAGAATTAGATAAGCATATCCGTTTTGAAGAACGCGTATTATTTCCAGAAATACAAAAAGTAGCTACAGAAGACCAATTAGCTATTATTGAAAAAATTCATCAGCATGATGATTTTATTGATAAGTTAGATGATGAGTTTTGGCTCTAG
- a CDS encoding cytochrome C oxidase subunit IV family protein, giving the protein MKNTATLTWVILIMLTITSALISKLESKYIVLTILILSALKFLGIAFQFMELKKANAFWKGIIIGFVVLFGIGILLV; this is encoded by the coding sequence ATGAAAAACACAGCTACCTTAACTTGGGTTATTTTAATAATGCTTACAATAACTTCGGCATTAATTTCAAAGCTTGAGAGTAAATATATTGTACTCACTATTTTAATACTATCAGCTCTAAAGTTTTTAGGTATTGCGTTTCAGTTTATGGAATTAAAAAAAGCGAATGCGTTTTGGAAAGGAATAATTATTGGGTTTGTTGTCCTTTTTGGAATAGGAATACTGCTTGTTTAA
- a CDS encoding cytochrome c oxidase subunit 3, which translates to MLFGGLFLCLKSFEYYEKLGEGITVGYNTFFTFYWMLTLFHVIHVIVGLVILASVYFGIKKEKSNTSIEDVEASGAFWHMCDLIWMMLFPVIYLLF; encoded by the coding sequence ATGCTTTTTGGCGGGTTATTTCTTTGTTTAAAAAGCTTTGAATATTATGAAAAACTTGGCGAGGGCATTACTGTTGGATACAATACATTCTTCACGTTTTATTGGATGCTTACCTTATTTCATGTCATTCATGTTATTGTTGGCTTAGTGATTTTAGCATCAGTTTATTTCGGAATAAAAAAAGAAAAATCTAATACAAGTATTGAAGATGTTGAAGCTAGTGGTGCTTTTTGGCATATGTGCGATTTAATTTGGATGATGCTTTTTCCTGTAATTTATTTGCTTTTTTAG
- a CDS encoding PAS domain-containing protein, with protein MNSFLPVVETLPNGHPVKVYYQESSLIQSLILELKEVNPADDFQKYYNVFNQLATIEKRFVRKENQLFPYLEKHGWEGPSQGMWSFHDNLRDQIKLLNNYNSEKNTQKIHENIPYLTLGIERLLTIEDMRLFPNAMDLITEEEWKDFYIGDAEIGWMLDEKPTPYPSVEKEAYIHPSEDNTKRDLSFSLENTFHYDEGYMTPEQVNLLLRFLPIDITYVDENDKVIFYNRGDDRVFSRSKGIIGREVRFCHPPKSVDMVLRIVDEFRAGTKDVAEFWFNFKGKIIHIRYFAIRDNDKNYKGVIEMSQDITDIQKIEGEKRLLDWD; from the coding sequence ATGAATTCCTTTTTACCCGTAGTAGAAACATTGCCAAATGGGCATCCTGTAAAAGTATATTATCAAGAAAGCTCTTTAATTCAAAGCTTAATATTAGAATTGAAAGAAGTAAATCCCGCAGACGATTTTCAAAAATATTACAATGTTTTCAATCAATTAGCTACTATTGAAAAACGCTTTGTACGCAAAGAGAATCAATTATTTCCTTATTTGGAAAAACATGGTTGGGAAGGACCCAGTCAAGGCATGTGGTCATTTCATGATAATTTACGAGATCAAATAAAACTACTTAACAACTATAACTCAGAAAAAAACACTCAAAAAATTCATGAAAACATCCCCTATTTAACATTAGGAATTGAACGCTTATTAACTATTGAAGATATGCGTTTGTTTCCTAATGCTATGGATTTGATAACTGAAGAAGAATGGAAAGATTTTTATATTGGTGATGCAGAAATTGGCTGGATGCTAGATGAAAAACCTACGCCTTATCCATCCGTTGAAAAAGAAGCATATATACATCCTAGTGAAGATAATACCAAAAGAGATTTATCTTTTTCGCTAGAAAACACATTTCATTATGATGAAGGTTACATGACTCCTGAACAAGTAAATTTATTATTGCGCTTTTTACCCATAGACATTACCTATGTAGATGAAAATGACAAAGTAATTTTTTACAACCGTGGAGATGATCGTGTTTTTTCTCGTAGTAAAGGTATTATTGGTCGTGAAGTGCGCTTTTGTCATCCACCAAAAAGTGTGGATATGGTATTGCGAATTGTTGACGAATTTAGAGCAGGCACCAAAGATGTTGCTGAATTTTGGTTCAATTTTAAAGGCAAGATTATCCATATTAGATATTTTGCTATTAGAGATAATGATAAAAACTATAAAGGAGTTATAGAAATGTCTCAAGATATAACAGACATTCAGAAAATAGAGGGAGAAAAACGATTATTAGATTGGGATTAA
- a CDS encoding VWA domain-containing protein, protein MFEFEPDEYIFTKFAFFFKNRKKKKEAQLEHAVNLTDIKSRLVIFARAITGESIEIFEAEREGGYRNNNFFLPSKYYEFSTQEENISFYLFRVLYLSIQKNLNLNWNDNQDYDLIESQNKAKEYSSAVLKSLFDQFPITQKYYQKFIAHQQSKSSAKQPADFTFIYGKWMRNSAEDNSKKKLKNFTDKVKEANQEEPKTTIKSKAVEEIISVQIDQKQMEDAVLQHQFEKVETAEEFGGNFRDMDGDDDLEDHSNALDDVKMKHTVRVDDVAHSVYQADFIENTTIAESSENEGEGHFINYDEWDYAARTYKENFCKVYPKTQLTCDIPYYKKTLHENRSTLVGLRKMLTTVNNKYQQKRRQTQGEEFDIDAITDLFIDVKTGHTPSENIYISKRKKEKDLSILLLLDTSLSSDGYAAGNRVIDVEKQVSILFGEILNEFNIDFSIDCFYSKTRNHSSYITLKGFDDNWDTAKHRVGGIEPCGYTRIGTALRHSGALLDKRDTKNKWVILISDGKPNDYDKYEGKYGINDVKQALRELNERQINSYALAIEANAKYYLPQMFGQNHYQILTNPVELLQSLVQLYEKIKHQS, encoded by the coding sequence ATGTTTGAGTTTGAACCAGACGAATATATTTTTACCAAATTTGCTTTCTTTTTTAAAAACAGAAAAAAGAAAAAAGAAGCACAACTTGAGCATGCAGTAAACTTAACCGATATCAAATCCCGGTTAGTCATTTTTGCCCGTGCCATTACAGGAGAATCTATAGAAATTTTTGAAGCAGAAAGAGAAGGCGGTTACAGAAATAATAACTTCTTCTTACCTTCAAAATATTATGAATTCTCAACCCAAGAAGAAAATATTTCCTTCTACCTATTTAGAGTTTTATACCTGTCAATTCAAAAAAATTTAAATTTAAATTGGAATGATAATCAGGATTATGATTTAATCGAATCACAAAACAAAGCAAAAGAATATTCAAGTGCCGTTTTAAAATCGTTATTTGATCAATTTCCTATTACTCAAAAATATTACCAAAAATTCATAGCACATCAACAATCAAAATCTAGTGCAAAACAACCTGCAGATTTCACTTTTATTTATGGAAAGTGGATGCGAAACTCGGCTGAAGACAATTCAAAAAAGAAATTAAAAAATTTTACAGACAAAGTAAAAGAAGCTAATCAAGAAGAACCAAAAACAACAATTAAATCTAAAGCTGTAGAAGAAATCATTTCGGTCCAAATAGACCAAAAGCAGATGGAAGATGCTGTTTTACAACATCAATTTGAAAAGGTTGAAACTGCCGAAGAATTTGGAGGAAATTTTAGAGATATGGATGGCGACGATGATTTAGAAGATCACTCAAATGCATTAGACGATGTTAAAATGAAACATACCGTTCGTGTTGATGATGTAGCTCACTCGGTATATCAAGCCGATTTTATTGAAAACACCACAATTGCTGAAAGCTCTGAGAATGAAGGCGAGGGACATTTTATAAACTATGATGAATGGGATTATGCTGCTAGAACTTATAAAGAAAATTTTTGTAAAGTGTACCCAAAAACACAATTAACGTGTGATATACCTTATTACAAAAAAACACTTCATGAAAACCGATCTACTTTGGTTGGTTTGCGTAAAATGCTAACGACGGTTAATAACAAATATCAGCAAAAAAGACGACAAACTCAGGGAGAAGAATTTGATATTGATGCTATAACAGATCTGTTTATTGATGTTAAAACTGGACATACTCCTTCTGAAAATATATATATATCAAAACGGAAAAAAGAAAAAGATTTATCTATTTTATTACTATTAGATACCAGTCTTTCTAGTGATGGCTATGCAGCGGGAAATAGAGTTATTGATGTAGAAAAACAGGTGTCAATTCTATTTGGTGAAATATTAAATGAGTTCAATATCGATTTCTCCATTGACTGTTTTTATTCAAAAACCAGAAATCATTCTAGTTACATCACACTAAAAGGTTTTGACGACAATTGGGATACCGCAAAACATAGAGTTGGTGGTATAGAGCCCTGTGGATATACCCGTATTGGTACTGCGTTAAGACATTCTGGAGCTTTATTAGACAAACGCGACACCAAAAACAAATGGGTTATTTTAATTTCAGATGGAAAACCAAATGACTATGATAAATACGAAGGCAAATATGGTATAAATGACGTAAAACAAGCCCTTAGAGAATTAAACGAACGTCAAATAAATTCCTATGCATTAGCAATCGAAGCCAATGCTAAATATTATTTACCGCAAATGTTTGGTCAAAATCATTATCAAATACTTACCAATCCTGTTGAATTATTACAATCGTTAGTTCAACTTTATGAAAAAATTAAACATCAGTCTTAA
- a CDS encoding CbbQ/NirQ/NorQ/GpvN family protein produces the protein MTKMNTPYYQPIHKEIDVFEHTYKCKIPFLLKGPTGTGKSRFIEFMAHKLDTKLITISCHEETSSTDLIGRFIIKGAETIWLDGPLTTAVKEGHIIYLDEIAEARPDVIVAIHSLTDHRRELFIDKLGETFKAHENFMLVASFNPGYQRGFKELKPSTRQRFVSISFDYPEAKLEAEILVSETNIQPDIAKKLVNIATKIRNLTELGLTETVSTRLLVDAAKLIHVGLPKRLSVHVAVIEPLTDDLEVIQALKDLSDLMI, from the coding sequence ATGACTAAAATGAACACACCATATTACCAACCTATTCATAAAGAAATTGATGTTTTTGAGCATACCTATAAATGTAAAATTCCGTTTTTACTAAAAGGTCCAACAGGAACCGGTAAATCTAGATTTATTGAGTTTATGGCACACAAACTTGACACCAAATTAATTACAATTTCATGTCATGAGGAAACCTCATCTACAGATTTAATAGGACGATTTATTATAAAAGGAGCCGAAACTATTTGGTTAGACGGTCCATTAACCACAGCAGTTAAAGAAGGACATATTATCTATTTAGATGAAATTGCTGAGGCTAGACCAGATGTTATTGTTGCTATTCACTCTTTAACAGATCACCGTAGAGAATTGTTTATAGATAAACTTGGTGAAACTTTTAAAGCACATGAAAACTTTATGTTGGTAGCTTCTTTTAACCCTGGATATCAACGTGGGTTTAAAGAATTAAAACCATCTACAAGACAACGCTTTGTTTCTATATCTTTTGATTATCCAGAAGCAAAACTAGAAGCAGAAATTCTAGTTTCGGAAACAAATATTCAACCAGATATTGCAAAAAAATTAGTCAATATTGCTACAAAAATTAGAAATCTAACTGAATTAGGTTTAACCGAAACCGTATCTACAAGATTGTTAGTTGATGCCGCAAAACTTATTCATGTTGGCTTACCAAAACGACTTTCTGTTCATGTGGCAGTAATAGAACCTCTAACAGACGATCTAGAAGTTATTCAAGCGCTTAAAGATTTAAGTGATTTAATGATATAA
- a CDS encoding cbb3-type cytochrome c oxidase subunit I, translating to MKYKSQKVAYWFFALSMLLFGLQIVYGFIMGFAHAGMDGLHSFIPFNTARAVHTNLLVVWLLSGFMGAAYYIIPEEAQRELVSVKLAYVQLISLALVGVTAIVGYHFNYWEGRKFLEIPRPLDYLVVVNVLLFLGLILTTLFKGKRRTTTALVLSMGLLFAALLYLPGMLPFDSQIKDSFFRWWVVHLWVEGVWELIMGGILSFLLIKLTGVDREVIEKWLYVIVGLTFLSGVLGTGHHYYYIGVNKIWLIVGGIFSALEPLAFLAMALFAVNMYRKGEKKHPNKLALYWTLGAAIVSFIGAGLLGFAHTLPQTNLYTHGTLVTAMHGHLAFWGAYAMIVLAIISYSLPNMTGRKLYESTRGRMAFWMSNIGMIGMTVAFGVAGVAQVYLERKFKMEFIAVQKEIEVHFIVLIICATLFMTGIILYFIDFYKHGRPNDEALEITPINN from the coding sequence ATGAAATATAAATCACAAAAAGTAGCATATTGGTTTTTTGCCCTTTCCATGCTATTATTCGGATTACAAATAGTATATGGTTTTATAATGGGTTTTGCACATGCTGGAATGGATGGTTTGCATAGCTTCATTCCTTTCAACACCGCCAGAGCAGTACATACTAATCTTTTAGTTGTATGGCTATTATCTGGTTTTATGGGTGCAGCCTATTATATTATTCCAGAAGAAGCACAACGCGAATTAGTAAGTGTAAAACTTGCTTATGTACAATTAATAAGTCTTGCTCTTGTTGGTGTTACCGCTATTGTAGGATACCATTTCAACTATTGGGAAGGACGTAAATTTTTAGAAATACCAAGACCATTAGACTATCTAGTAGTTGTAAATGTTTTACTCTTTTTAGGTCTCATTCTAACAACATTATTTAAAGGAAAACGAAGAACAACAACAGCCTTAGTGCTTTCAATGGGTCTCTTATTTGCGGCCTTACTATATTTACCAGGTATGCTTCCTTTTGATAGTCAAATAAAAGATTCTTTCTTCAGGTGGTGGGTAGTTCATCTTTGGGTAGAAGGTGTTTGGGAACTTATTATGGGTGGTATTTTATCATTCCTATTAATCAAACTTACTGGAGTAGATAGAGAGGTTATTGAAAAATGGCTGTATGTAATTGTTGGACTAACATTCCTTTCTGGTGTTTTAGGAACAGGACATCACTATTACTACATTGGTGTAAACAAGATTTGGCTAATTGTAGGTGGTATTTTCTCTGCTCTAGAGCCTTTAGCCTTTTTAGCCATGGCTTTATTTGCTGTAAATATGTATAGAAAAGGTGAAAAGAAACACCCTAACAAACTCGCTTTATATTGGACACTTGGAGCTGCTATTGTATCATTTATAGGTGCAGGTCTATTAGGTTTCGCACATACATTACCACAAACAAACCTCTACACACATGGTACTTTAGTTACTGCAATGCATGGTCACTTAGCATTTTGGGGAGCATACGCTATGATAGTTTTAGCTATTATTAGTTATAGTTTACCAAATATGACGGGTAGAAAACTTTACGAAAGCACACGAGGTAGAATGGCATTTTGGATGTCTAATATTGGCATGATAGGGATGACAGTTGCTTTTGGAGTTGCTGGTGTTGCTCAAGTATATCTAGAACGTAAGTTTAAAATGGAATTCATAGCTGTTCAAAAAGAAATTGAAGTTCATTTTATTGTACTTATTATTTGCGCAACCTTATTCATGACAGGTATCATATTGTATTTTATAGATTTCTATAAACATGGTAGACCAAATGATGAAGCTTTAGAAATAACACCAATTAACAACTAG
- a CDS encoding cytochrome c yields the protein MTFLIFIGLTIYSFSKSNDQSNDENITEAVVRGKHIWEENNCMGCHTIMGEGAYYAPELTKVVERRGEGYIKAVLMTPVDWAPNGRKMVAYGFSKEEAEDLIAFFNWIGEIDLNGFETVVSPLSKDDN from the coding sequence GTGACTTTTCTGATATTTATTGGACTTACCATTTATTCTTTTAGTAAATCTAATGACCAATCTAATGATGAAAATATTACAGAAGCTGTTGTAAGAGGAAAGCACATTTGGGAAGAAAACAACTGTATGGGGTGCCACACAATTATGGGTGAAGGCGCATATTATGCTCCCGAATTAACAAAGGTAGTTGAACGCCGAGGCGAAGGTTACATTAAAGCTGTATTAATGACCCCTGTAGATTGGGCTCCTAATGGCAGAAAAATGGTCGCTTATGGATTTTCTAAGGAAGAAGCTGAAGATCTGATTGCCTTTTTTAACTGGATTGGAGAAATAGATTTAAATGGTTTCGAAACCGTGGTATCTCCACTATCCAAAGATGATAACTAA
- a CDS encoding ABC transporter permease — protein MLKILKYSFYDLMRSRWSYVYFAFYLLLGIILLFLNNDLSKAVITLMNVIIVLVPLIGTIFGVMYYYNSKEFTELLLAQPIKRSSIFLGQYLGVALSLSMSLILGLGLPFVFYGLFKSNAIWDFSLLLITGTFLTLIFTALAYNIALSNENKIKGFGYAILLWLFLGIIYDGIFLMSLVLFEDYPLDKVSLIGTMLNPIDLSRTLILLKLDISALLGYTGAIFKQFFGTSFGLIVSFSMLIIWIILPVLRIVFKAKKKDF, from the coding sequence ATGCTTAAAATATTAAAATATAGTTTTTACGATTTAATGCGAAGCCGCTGGAGTTATGTGTATTTTGCTTTCTATTTATTATTAGGTATTATACTGCTGTTTTTAAACAACGATTTATCTAAAGCTGTTATCACTTTAATGAATGTAATCATTGTTTTAGTACCACTTATTGGAACCATATTTGGTGTTATGTATTATTACAACTCTAAAGAATTTACAGAACTTCTTTTGGCACAACCCATAAAACGCTCATCCATTTTTTTAGGACAATATTTAGGTGTTGCTTTATCTCTATCTATGAGTTTAATTTTAGGATTAGGTTTGCCTTTTGTGTTTTATGGGCTATTTAAAAGTAATGCCATTTGGGATTTTTCACTACTACTCATTACTGGCACATTTCTAACTTTAATATTTACAGCATTAGCTTATAATATTGCTTTATCAAACGAAAATAAAATTAAAGGCTTTGGATACGCTATTTTATTGTGGCTATTTCTAGGTATAATTTATGATGGTATCTTTTTAATGTCCTTAGTATTATTTGAAGATTACCCTCTCGATAAAGTATCTCTAATAGGAACCATGTTAAACCCTATTGATTTATCAAGAACTCTCATTCTTTTAAAATTAGATATTTCAGCCTTATTAGGTTATACGGGCGCTATTTTTAAACAATTTTTCGGCACTAGTTTCGGACTAATAGTCTCTTTTTCAATGCTAATTATTTGGATTATTTTACCTGTTTTAAGAATCGTTTTTAAAGCAAAAAAGAAAGATTTTTAA
- a CDS encoding ABC transporter ATP-binding protein encodes MVNIQNLHKRFGKNQVLSGVDLSIKKGGVFAVLGPNGSGKTTLIKSILGMVIPNKGEISINDENIKKNSNYRHQIDYLPQIANFPSNLKVKELIKMIKDLRGKTNEDERLIDLFKLHPFLDKKLGTLSGGTKQKVNLVLTFMFNSPLIILDEPTSGLDPISLIRLKHLIQAEKSKGKTILITSHIMSFVEEVSDEIVFLLEGKIYFKGTVSKLKTKTNQPDFEHAIASILTENHA; translated from the coding sequence ATGGTAAACATTCAAAATTTACATAAAAGATTTGGAAAAAACCAAGTGCTAAGTGGTGTTGATTTAAGCATTAAAAAAGGTGGTGTTTTTGCGGTGCTTGGTCCTAATGGTTCTGGAAAAACCACTTTAATAAAATCTATTTTAGGAATGGTTATTCCTAATAAAGGAGAGATTTCTATTAACGATGAAAACATAAAGAAAAACTCAAATTACAGACATCAAATTGATTATTTGCCACAAATAGCTAATTTTCCAAGTAATTTAAAAGTAAAAGAGCTTATTAAAATGATAAAGGATTTACGTGGTAAAACTAATGAAGATGAACGACTAATAGACTTATTTAAATTGCATCCGTTTTTAGACAAAAAACTAGGAACACTTTCTGGCGGAACTAAGCAAAAAGTAAATCTGGTTTTAACCTTTATGTTTAATAGTCCGCTAATAATTTTAGATGAACCAACATCTGGTTTAGATCCTATTTCCCTTATTAGGCTAAAACATTTAATTCAAGCCGAAAAATCCAAAGGCAAAACCATTTTAATAACCTCGCATATTATGAGTTTTGTTGAAGAAGTGTCTGATGAAATTGTGTTTTTATTAGAAGGCAAAATTTACTTTAAAGGCACGGTTTCAAAATTAAAAACCAAAACCAATCAACCCGATTTCGAACATGCTATTGCATCCATTTTAACTGAAAATCATGCTTAA
- a CDS encoding nitrous oxide reductase family maturation protein NosD, translating to MHKISFFLLVILMTYSCYAQKIEVCNSCAISSLKKAIMQAKDYDTIIVKKGIYKEHKILIDKPLTIIGKNYPLIDGEKKGEIITVVSNNVTVDGLFIINVGTSYTEDYAAIRIKRSKHFVIKNLVLEKLFFGIYIEKSSFGKIYHNKIVGDAIQEYNSGNGIQLWYSNHIEIEHNYIEHVRDGIYLEFSDDCLIKNNVSALNLRYGLHFMFSNNDVYQDNTFENNGAGVAVMFSKKIKMYNNTFKENWGTASYGMLLKEINDAEIIGNTFEENTIGINIEGSNRIVYKNNNFINNGWAIKVRGACYTNSFLENNFLYNSFDISYNSNINDNVFDRNYWSNYTGYDLNKDGIGDVPYRPVKLFSYIVNRTPETIILLRSLFIDIIDFSEKVSPVFTPDNLLDNNPVTKKMSW from the coding sequence ATGCACAAAATATCCTTTTTTTTACTAGTCATTTTAATGACTTACTCTTGTTATGCTCAAAAAATTGAAGTATGCAACTCTTGTGCCATTTCTTCATTAAAAAAAGCCATAATGCAAGCCAAAGATTATGATACTATCATAGTAAAAAAAGGCATCTATAAAGAGCATAAAATTTTAATTGATAAACCACTCACTATTATTGGCAAAAACTACCCTTTAATAGACGGTGAAAAAAAGGGAGAAATCATTACTGTTGTTTCTAATAATGTAACCGTTGATGGTTTGTTTATAATAAATGTTGGTACCAGTTACACCGAAGATTATGCAGCTATTCGTATTAAACGAAGTAAACATTTTGTAATTAAAAACTTGGTTTTAGAGAAATTATTTTTCGGAATTTATATTGAAAAATCAAGCTTCGGAAAAATTTATCATAATAAAATAGTTGGTGATGCGATACAAGAATACAATTCAGGAAATGGAATTCAATTATGGTACAGCAATCATATTGAAATTGAACACAATTATATAGAACATGTTCGTGATGGTATTTATTTAGAGTTTTCAGACGATTGTTTGATTAAAAATAACGTAAGTGCCCTAAATTTAAGATACGGATTGCATTTTATGTTTTCTAACAATGACGTCTATCAAGACAACACCTTCGAAAACAATGGTGCTGGTGTAGCTGTTATGTTTTCAAAAAAAATAAAAATGTACAACAATACTTTTAAAGAAAATTGGGGAACAGCATCTTATGGTATGCTTTTAAAAGAAATAAACGATGCAGAAATAATTGGGAATACATTTGAAGAAAACACGATAGGTATTAATATAGAAGGGTCAAACAGGATTGTTTATAAAAACAATAATTTTATAAATAACGGGTGGGCAATTAAAGTTCGTGGAGCCTGCTATACCAACAGTTTTTTAGAAAACAATTTCTTATATAATTCTTTTGATATTTCTTATAATAGCAATATAAATGACAATGTTTTCGATAGAAATTATTGGAGTAATTACACGGGTTACGATTTAAACAAAGATGGTATTGGAGATGTACCCTACAGACCTGTAAAACTCTTTTCTTACATTGTAAATCGCACTCCAGAAACCATCATATTATTACGTAGTTTATTTATAGATATTATAGATTTTTCTGAAAAGGTATCGCCCGTTTTTACTCCAGATAATCTTTTAGATAATAACCCTGTAACAAAAAAAATGTCATGGTAA
- a CDS encoding nitrous oxide reductase accessory protein NosL, whose amino-acid sequence MQTLKHYYTGILLLLFFSCNVSPKAINYGDDGCYFCKMTIVDKVHAAEIVTKKGKIYKFDASECMIHFMKEFDTSEIKLYLSNNYTAPESLIDATKSTFLISKNIPSPMGAYLSAFKTEEDAKKIQSEKGGTLYTWNQLLAHLKN is encoded by the coding sequence ATGCAAACACTAAAACACTATTACACAGGCATACTATTGCTGTTATTTTTCAGCTGTAATGTATCTCCCAAGGCTATAAACTATGGCGATGACGGCTGTTATTTTTGTAAAATGACAATTGTAGACAAAGTTCATGCCGCCGAAATTGTTACTAAAAAAGGTAAAATTTATAAATTTGATGCATCAGAATGTATGATTCATTTTATGAAAGAATTTGATACTTCAGAAATCAAACTGTATCTTTCAAATAATTATACAGCACCAGAATCACTTATAGATGCAACTAAATCTACTTTTTTAATAAGTAAAAACATTCCGAGTCCGATGGGAGCATATTTATCAGCATTCAAAACTGAAGAAGACGCAAAAAAAATTCAATCGGAAAAAGGAGGAACATTATATACTTGGAACCAACTACTAGCACATTTAAAAAACTAG